In Defluviitalea raffinosedens, the genomic stretch TAGAATTCATCTATAAGATTGATTACATTTTTAATTTCATCTTTGATCTGTTCAGGCAACATAAAGATATGGGCATCATCCTGTGTAAAATTACGCACCCTCATAAGCCCATGAAGAGCACCGGATAATTCATGACGATGAACTAAGCCAAGCTCTGCCAGTCTAACTGGTAAATCTCTATAAGAGTGCATTTTTGTTTTATAAACAAGCATGCCTCCAGGACAGTTCATTGGCTTTACTGCATAATCCATATCATCAATCTTAGTTACATACATATTGTCTTTATAGTGATCCCAGTGTCCTGATCGGTGCCATAATTCCTGATTTAAAATGATAGGCGTACTAATTTCCTGATAGCCTGCTGCTTTATGTTTTTCTCTCCAATATTCTATCAATGTATTTCTGAGTTCCATTCCTTTAGGCAGGAAGAATGGGAATCCCGGACCTTCTTCCATTAATGCAAAAAGTTCTAACTCTTTTCCGAGTTTTCTATGATCTCTTTTCTTAGCTTCTTCTAATTTATTAATGTATTCATCCAGATCTGCTTTCTTAGTAAATGAAGTTCCGTAGATTCTTGTAAGCATTTTATTATTTTCATTGCCTCTCCAGTAAGCCCCTGCTACGGATAAAAGTTTAAAAGCCTTTACTGGTTTTGTAGACATAAGGTGGGGTCCCGCACATAAATCTACAAATTCTCCTTGCTTATAGAAAGAAATTATTGCATCTTCAGGAAGATCGTTGATTAATTCAACTTTGTAATCTTCTCCTCTTTCCTGCATCAATTGAATCGCTTCAACCCTTGGCAATTCAAATCTCTCAATTGGTAAACTTTCTTTTACAATATTCTTCATTTCCTTTTCGATTTTCTCTAAATCTTCCGGGCTAAAAGGTTGCTCCGTATCAAAATCGTAATAAAATCCGTCCTGGATAGAAGGACCAATGGCTAATTTAACATTTGGGAATAATCTCTTTACAGCTTGAGCTAATATATGAGATGTTGTATGACGAAAAGCATCTTTTCCCTGTTCATCATCAAAGGTTAGAATGCTTAACTCGCAATCCTCTGTAATGGGTGTTCTAATGTCTACCCTTTCATTATTTATAAGTCCTGCACAGGCAACTCTTGCCAAGCCTTCACTTAAATCTTGCGCAACTTCGATAACAGTTACTCCTGATGGATACTCTTTTACACTTCCGTCTTTTAATCTAATTTTAACCAATTTCCTTTCTCCTTCCTTATAATGAATTATTAATTATACAAAAAAACTCTCGCCCTCTTCATTGCGAAAAGGGACGAGAGTATTGTTTCTCCCGCGGTTCCACCCTTATTGTTTCATTGGAAACCTCTTTAAATAATGATGATAACGGGATCACCGAACCGGATTAGGGCCTCTCAGAGGTGGTCTTCGTCAAATTCCGTTTAAAGATACTCTCAGCTTATGTATCTTCTCTCTGTAAACTACCCTTTGACTACTCTTCTCTTCATCGAGTTCAACATTATATTAGTTTTTACAATTATAACACCTTCACATATTTTGTCAAGAAGTCAAATTATTATGCATAAAACTAATTAATTTCATTGGAGTTTAAACAAAATTCACATTTAGGACACAGGGTTACTTTACCTTGAAAAATACTGCTTATAGTTTCAATCAGCGGTTTGTTTTGAATCGCTTCATAATGGTGAATCACTATTTGTCTGGGAGCAATAGTGATCAGGGCACTGACGAGCAAATCATCATAATTGATCTCTTTATCACTAAAATCTTGCTTATATTCCTCTTTGCATCGCTCCGTTATATCGTTTTTATCCTTATCATAAATCTTGAAGCCGCCTTCTTTAAGACCTATAATATGGATAATTTCTTCTTTCATCTCCTGAACGTCTACAAAATATTTTAATAATCTTAAAAACTCTTTGTACTCTTTTTGTGTTTCATATTCACTGACAATATGGCGAACAACCATTTCCAATTTTCCTCTATAATCTTTTAAGCGAAACAGTACAAAACCCTCCAGTAAAAATTCATTGCTGTCCTCAAAAAAGTCCATTAGACGATCCATGATTTCTTTTCTGTAAGAGTAATTGAGTGCATTCGGGTCTTCATTATTTTCATTCTCATAAAAAAATGCTCTAGTCATTTCGAGGATTTTTATTCGTTCAATAGATGCATATTTTTGATAGTGAATTTCTAAAATTTCTTTTACAATTTCAAAGCGGATAAAATCCATAATGAGATTTGTCAAAGCACTGGTTGCATGCAACTTCAATGCATCACTGAAAAAAAAGTTGTAGTTTTGAGCTAGTACATCATCATCAATCTCATAATATAAAAAATCTATATCCCCTTTTTTCGCAATAGTATAGGTGGGAATTAAAGCTTTTGGTGTTATTTTTTCAAACTCTAAACTAATGTACTCTTTAATTTTACTTATATTCGTATAAGCCCCTATGGTAAGCACAATCATAAATGGTCACTCTCTTTCATAAGAATTCCTCCCACCTAGATGCTAAGGCTACCTTCCAACTGAGGTATTCTATCGTTAATAGTATATGCAACAACAAAACTCGGGTTACATTGTCCTTGTAGATTTGGAAAAGTCTCCATTGTACTTCTTTCTTTGTAGGATTAAGGTTATTTTACCACATATGATAAATAAGGACAATTATCGACTTAAATCCTCAATAATTTTTTTCAAATCACTTTCTTCAAAGACATAGGTTCTATTACAAAAATGGCATTTTAATTCCGTTCGATGGTCTTGATCCAAAATTTCCTGCAAATCTTTCACTCCAATGCTCACTAATGCTTTTTCTACCCTTTCCCTCGAGCAATTACAATGAAATTGTGTTGGTATCTTATCCATTATTATAATATCTCCCAGTATAAGCTTAAGAATGTCTTCTGGGCCTTTTCCTTCTTCCAAAAGCTGCGTTACTGACGAAATACTTTTTAATCTGTTTTCTAAATTTTGAACTGTCTCTTCTTCTGCTTCAGGTAAAAGTTGGACGATAAATCCTCCAGCTTGTTTAATAGAAAAATCTCTGTCGACTAATACTCCAAGGGCAACAGCCGAAGGAATCTGCTCAGAGCTTGCAAAATAATACGTTAAATCTTCTGCAATTTCTCCCGAGACTAAACTGATCTGACCAACATAAGGTTCTCTTAAGCCCAAATCTTTAATCACCGTAAGGGAACCTTGTCCTATAGCCGTGCTTACATCCAATTTCCCAATAGAATTTAAAGGAAGATCTACAACAGAATTATACGGATAACCCTTAACATTTCCGTTTCTGTCAGCAGTCACTACAAGCCCCCGTAAAGGACCATTTCCTTTAATCTGAAGGGTAAGTAAATCTTTTTCTCCTTTTAACATTTGACCCATCATCGTTGCAGCTGTTAATAATCTCCCTAATGCAGCCGATACAACAGGACTTGTTCCATGAATTTTACTTGCTTCATCAACAAGATGAGTCGTCACTGCTCCAAATGCTCGAATTTGCTTTTTTGCGTCTGTTGCACGAATAATGTAATCTTCCATATATTTAACCTCCTGCTAAGTTACTTTCCTTTTTCTCTTACAACGAAATAAATCCTGTCACTGTTTTCCTTGGGATCTTCAAAAGTATATGCATCATATACAGCTAAAAACTCCATTCCTGCTTCTTCAACCAAACTCTTTATATCTTCTATGGAATACATCCTTTCATAATGAATTTCTTCAAATTTTGAATAATAATCCTTCTCTGGCTGTTTTATAAAAAGCGTAAGCTGATACTCATTAATGCCATCTTCTTCACTGTAATAATTATCCCAAATATAAGCAGCTTCATCCAAATTTTCTGCAAAAGTATTTTCCCCCAAGATGTATTTATACTTATATTCTGTATTTAGATCAAAAATAAAAAGCCCTTTGGGGTTAAGATAATTATTGACCCATTTAAAGGTTTGAAGCAATCCTTCCCGATCTGTAATATAATTTAGACTGTCACAGACACTGATAATACAATCGACTGTTCCGTATAATTCAAATTCTCTCATATCTTGATGGAGATAGAGAATATCCACATTGTTTTTCAATGCTTTTTCTCTCGCTATGGAAAGCATATCTTCCGACACATCTATTCCAATCATCTCAATGCCTTTTTTAGCAAAAAGCGTTGTCATGTTTCCTGTTCCACAGCCTAATTCTGCCACCAATTTAGGATCACAACCAAATTTTCCCCAAATTTCTTCAATATATTCAACCCATTCATCATAAGGAACTTCCTTCATGAATAAATCATATACCTGAGCAAAACTCTGATATGCTTCCACCATTTCACCTTCCTGCCTTAGACTTATCACCATTTTTGCACTCAATTATTATAAAACAATGGTCGAAAATTGCAACAGGCCCAGAATTAATTCTGAGCCTGTTGTTTCATTTCTTTTTTTCTTTTTGTCATTAAACCGCCAATGCGACCAGTTTCCTTTGCCGTTAAGGACTTCCATCCACCTTCTTTAACCTTATCCAATAAACCGAGTTCGGATGCAATTTCATATTTCAGTTTATCATCTTCCGTCATAGGCTTATTTTTCTTAGTTTCTTTCGTTCCCTTACTCATCTCATCACTCCTTACATTAAGAAGTATGTATAGGTCTAAAGTAAAATATACATTAGAATTGGAAAATGTTTCGAAAAATATTTGACATATTCAAAATTGAGTGATATTATATATAAAACTTCATAAGCTTCACAGGATAGAGGCGCATTTTTCAAGAGTATATATATGGATGTATGTAGGTACAGATGAAGTATATAGAAAGGGGAAAATGCCGAAGGAGAAAAATCCTGCAGTTTTTCGTCCTGGTTTTGCAGTGAATAACTGCACGACTGTCATCAGTAGTGTTATAATATTACTGATGGAGAGCTATCTGTGAAAGGGTTTGTATTTGGTTATATAGATTTATATAGCTGCTATACAATCACATTCACAGTTGGCTCATGCCAGCTTTTTTATTTTCCCAAAATTATTAAACAAACATTAAATGATTTTAAATAAATTTAAGGAGGATTATTAATGAAAAAGATTAATTTAGCTGTTGTGGGTGCTACTGGAATGGTTGGAAGGACTTTTCTAAAGGTACTTGAAGAAAAAGATCTCCCAATCGAAAACTTTTATCTTTTTGCTTCAGCGCGTTCCGCTGGAAGCAAATTGACTTTTAAAGGTAAAGAATACACAGTTGAAGAATTGACTGAAACCTCTTTCGACCGCGGAATCGATATTGCTCTATTTTCAGCCGGGGGGGGTACCAGTCTCAAATACGCTCCAATTGCTGCCAGCAAAGGCTGTGTTGTAGTAGATAACAGCTCTGCCTGGAGAATGGATCCTGAAGTGCCTCTTGTAGTTCCTGAAGTTAATCCTGAAGATATTAAACTCAATAAAGGAATCATTGCTAATCCAAATTGCTCTACGATTCAGGCAGTTGTAGCATTAAAACCTTTACATGAATATTATACTATTAAACGCATTGTTTATTCAACTTATCAGGCAGTTTCCGGTGCAGGTATGGGTGGCTGGACAGATCTTGAAGAAGGACTAAAAGGAAACCCTCCAAAGAAATTTCCTCATCCGATAGCTAATAACTGTCTTCCACATATAGACGTGTTTACAGAGAATGGTTATACAAAAGAAGAAATTAAAATGATTCAGGAAACAAGAAAAATTCTTCATGACAACAATTTAAGAATTACGGCTACTACAGTTCGTGTACCTGTATTTAACAGCCATAGTGAATCTATTAATGTTGAATTTGAAAAGCCTTTTGAACTTAATGAATTAGTAGAAGTCTTGAAAAAAGCACCTGGAGTCGTTGTACAGGATGATCCGGCAAATAATGTATATCCTCTGGCTGCTAATGCTACTGGAAAAGACGAAGTGTTTGTTGGACGAATTCGCAGAGATGAAAGTGTTGAAAGCGGCGTGAACCTTTGGGTTGTTGCGGATAATATCAGAAAAGGTGCTGCATCTAATGCTGTTCAGATTGCAGAATTATTAATTAAAGACATGCAATAAGAAAGGATGATTATTATGGAGATTTTCAGAGGTTCTGGCGTTGCAATCGTTACCCCTTTTAAAGAAAACGGTGATATTAACTTTGATCTTCTCGGAGATCTTATAGAATTTCAAATTCAGAATCAGACTGATAGTATCATTATCTGTGGTACCACTGGAGAATCTTCTACTTTAAATGATCATGAGCATTTAGAATGTATTCGATATACTGTGGATAGGGTAAATAAACGGGTTCCCGTTATAGCCGGAACAGGCAGTAATGATACTGAATATGGTGTTTTTTTGACCAAAAAAGCAAAAGAATTAGGGGCGGATGCCTGCCTTCTGGTTACTCCGTACTATAATAAAACCACTCAAAAGGGGCTAATAGAACATTATACTTACATTGCTAAAAAAGTAGATATTCCTCTTATTTTATATAATGTTCCTTCAAGGACCGGCTTGAATATTACTCCAAAAACCGCTTATGAATTATCTAAAATAGATACAATTGTAGCAATTAAAGAAGCCAGTGGAAATATTTCTCAAGTTGCAGAAATAATTAATTTATGCGAAGATAAATTAGATGTATATTCCGGAAACGACGATCAAATCGTTCCCATCCTTTCTCTGGGCGGAAAAGGTGTCATATCTGTTCTTGCAAATGTAGCACCAAAGCAAACCCATGATATGGTTATGGAATATTTAAACGGAAACGTTGAAGAAAGCAGAAAAATTCAGATTCAAATGATTCCTTTAGTAAAAGCTCTATTTTCTGAAGTAAATCCTATTCCGGTTAAGGCAGCGCTGGAACTTATAGGCTATCCTGTTGGTGCTTGCAGAATGCCTCTTACTACTATCGAAGATGATCATTTAGAACTACTGAAAAAAGAAATGAAAAACGCAGGATTACTTGGATAGACTAAAAAGTGCAGAGGTATTTTTCCCCTGCACTTTTTTCGAAAGGAGATTATATATGATAAAAATCATTATGCACGGCTGTAACGGAAAAATGGGTCAAGTCATTTCTTCACTGGTTGATGACAGTGAAGATTGCATGATCGCGGCAGGAATTGATCCGAATGTAAGCAAATCAAATCCCTATCCGGTTTTCAACAAAATTGATGACTGCGATATTCATGCGGATGTAATCATCGACTTTTCTACTGCAACGGCGGTGAAACCTCTGTTAGAATATGCCCTTGTAAAACAGCTTCCTGTGGTTATATGTACTACAGGATTGTCAGAAGACATGATAGACCTTATTAAAAAATCCGCAAAGAAAATCCCCATTTTCTTTTCTGCCAATATGTCCCTCGGAATTAATTTATTAATCAGCCTTGTAAAACGTGCATCTGAAATACTATCTGATGCGAATTTCGATATTGAAATTATTGAAAAGCATCATAACCAAAAAATAGATGCTCCCAGTGGCACTGCCCTTGCATTGGCAGATGCCATCAACGAGGCATTGGATCATCAATACACATACAAGTATGATCGTCATTCTGAGCGCAAAAAACGCGACAAGAAAGAAATAGGTATTCATGCTGTAAGAGGCGGTACTATTGTGGGTGAACACTCTGTCATTTTTGCCGGAAAAGATGAAATCATTGAATTAAATCATACAGCAATGTCAAAAGAGGTGTTTGCTGTAGGCGCCCTAAAAGCCGCAAAATTCTTAGCAGGTAAAGCTCCTGGATTATATAATATGGATCATCTGATTAATCAATAAATAAGGAACGCCCTCAGGCGTTCCTTTAAAATTCTATTCCTTTTCTTGCTGCAATTCCTTGATTAAAAGGATGTTTAACTGCTTTGATTTCAGATATGTAATCTGCTCTTTCTTTAACCCCTTCTGGAAGTCTTCTCCCCGTAAGTATGACTTCTATTTCTTGCGGCTTACGGTCTAACAGATCACATATTTCCTTTTCGCTGATTATATTATTTTCTATCGTTGCTAATACCTCATCTAATATGAGTATGTCACATTCTCTTGTATCCAGGACTTTCTTAGCAAAATTAATGCCATTTATAATTTCCGTTTTTAATTCTTTCTTTTCTTCTTCATTGAGATTCCAGAAAAAATCCCGGGGCTTTTCAAAACGAAATACCTTAAAATCTGGTTCCAACTTTTTTAATGTTTCAAGTTCTCCAGTCGAAGAAGATTTTAAGAACTGTATCATAATCACTTTTAAGCCTTGTCCAATAGCCCTTATTCCTTGTCCAATGGCTGCCGTTGTTTTACCTTTTCCTTCGCCGTAATAAACTTGAATCAATCCTAAATTCATCGTTTTCACCTCACCTTCCCATTATAGTATTATGTTCCTACGATTTCAATTATAATTTCATATCTTTGTCCATAACAAAGAAAAACATCTTTTTATAATCAGAATAAAAAGATGTCTTTCATGTTCCTGTCATTATGAATTGCTTAAATCATTGATAATTTCATCTTGCTTATTATTATCTTGATCTATTTCCATTTTTGAAATGGAAACCTCATAAGCAACCTTAGAAATCACTTCTCCACTCTCCAGCTTCTTTTGGTAACTTCGACTCTGAATTCTTCCCCATACTTTTAAATGATCCCCTACTTTCAAATACTGTGCGTATTTTGCATTTCTTCCCCAGGCAATGCAGGGAATATAATCGGACTTATGATAGGATCGATTAACAGCAAGCAACATATCTGTTATTTCCCTTCCAAAAGGGGTTGTTCTGTAAATGGGATCTTTGCAGATGAAACCATCCAGGAATATTTGATTGACATATTTTATTTCATCCTGATTTTCCAAAAATTTGATATCAAGTGTAAAAATCGTAAGAATCAATCGGTTTTTACCTTGATCATATTGATTGTACGAACGAAACTGTCCCTGGATTTCAACGACCTCATTTAACAATTCTTTCTTATCCGCCAGAAGACGTTCCGAAATCGTTACAGGAAGTGTATCTGAAATCTCACTTAAGCGAGGTATCTCTACTAAAAAAGTATAAAACCCCTCTCCATAAACTCGATGGCTAAATTTGATATCTTCAACCACTTTCCCTACAATCGTTACCTGGTTGTTTTGCACAAGATGCTCAGTCACTACTCTCACCTCTCCCTTATTATCCTTATGTTCTTTAATTGCTTTTTCTATCATTATCATCTTTATTCCCTATTTTCTCTTTTTAGAAGTATTTTTTTATAAGTATTTTATTCGGAATCGCAACATCATTAATCAATGCAGCAGTAATAGCTGCCAACGCACTATAAACTTCCTGATCGTTTTTGAGAGGTAATGTAACAGAAAACTCCTGGGGTTCCAATTCTCTGCCGCTGAAAGTTGTTATCGTCCTTTGCACACAACATTGAACCCGTCTGCTAAACTCGTCCTCCTGTATACTGGAAGCCGTTATACTTGCTTTGGGATTAAAGCCATAAGTAATCAAATGAGTTTTATTACCCTTTAATAATTTAAATACACTTCTGTCATCTACATTGACTATACTTACAGCATCTTTAGCCAGTGTAAAAAAAAGTTTTCTCTCTTCAGAATACAAGGCATTGTAGTTATAATCTTCCTCAGTTCTTCCCATGGTGTAGATCAGAACATCAAAATCAACATTGGAAAACCAGTTGTTAACAAGCCCTTCTTCGGTAATTTTAACAATAAGCATTTCTATATTACTTTTACTTAATGCGTGAATATACTCTTGAAAAGTAATTTCTTTATTATGAAGCCAAGTACTTAAGTTCTCTTTAAGTACACTGACTTTCATTCCCGAACTTTTACACAATTGAGCCAAAAGATTAACAGCAGCCGTTTTTCCATGGTTTCCAAGTATGCCTACTTTCACCATATAAAAGCTCCTTTTTTGTCAAAATTCGATACTACTAGTTTTCGTATTATGACTTATAGTTATGTATATATTTCGTCAAAATCTGTCTTGAATTTCTGACTATATATGAATCAATTGGTAAAGTGGATAGAACCAAAAAAGCAACTATTTAAATGAAATATCGAACTAGATATTGCATATTTTTAAAATAATGATACAATATATAGTACACTATATCCAAATTGTGGAGGAAGCAATAATGAATCTTAGTAATTTACTTTTTCGCCATTACACAAAAGAATTAGAAAACTCATCTAAAACAGTTTATGATTTATTTCAATGGAAAACCGTTGATATAAGAATCATGGACTATAATACAGGAAAAGTCATAACCAATATGGAAAATGTCGAATTTCCTGAGCACTATTCGCAATCTGCCTGCGATATTATTGCGAGTAAATATTTTAGAAAAAAAGGAGTCCCTAACGACAGAGGATATGAATACTCCTTAAAACAAGTAGTACATAGAATGGTATCCTTCTGGGTAGAAGCAGCTCTTAACGAAGGTTTATTCGATGAAAGCAAAAAAAGTATTGTCTACGATGAATTGGCATTTATGATGCTGAATCAGATGTGGGCACCCAACAGTCCTCAGTGGTTCAATACAGGATTAAAAATGTCATATGGCATCGATGGACCTCCTCAAGGACACTATTATTATGATGAACATTTAAAAGATGTGGTGTTAGCAAAGGATGCTTATACAAGAACTCAAGGATCCGCCTGTTTTATCGTAAGTGTCGAAGACTCATTGCTGGGAGATAAATCTCTGACAGATCAACTGGTCACTGAAACTCGCCTGTTTAAATACGGTTCTGGAGTTGGAAGCAACTGGTCTTCTATCAGGGCAAAAGGAGAACCCCTGTCAGGAGGAGGAAAATCCTCAGGACTTTTAAGCTTCTTAAAAGTATTCGACCGTAATGCTGGTGCCATCAAATCCGGTGGAACCACCAGAAGAGCTGCAAAAATGAATGTATTAGACATCGACCACCCTGAAATTGAAAATTTTATAACCTGGAAAGCAAAAGAAGAAGATAAAGTGGTTGCCCTGGGCAAAATGGGATACTCTACTCACTTTGACGGGGAAGCTTATGAAACCGTATCCGGTCAAAACGCAAACAATTCTGTGCGTATAACGGATCAATTTATGAATTTATTAAGCGATAAAGATGCTACATGGACTTTGAAAGGAAGAATTGATTCCAGTATCAATTGCGAAGTGCCTGTTGCAAAACTTTGGAATGACATTGCTTACTCTGCGTGGCGATGCGGGGATCCTGGCGTTCAATTCGATGATACCATAAATGCCTGGCATACATGTCCTGCCGGAGAAGATGGAAAACTGAATGCAAAGCATAACAGAATCAATGCAAGCAATCCCTGTTCAGAATATATGTTTTTAGATGATACGGCATGTAATCTTGCAAGCATTAATATTGTAAAATACTATGATGCTGAAAACGATGTTTTTGATGTCGAAGGATACCTGCACACCATCAAAATGGTGCAAATTGTGCTGGAAGCAACCATCCACTGGGGACAATTCCCCACAAAGGATATTGCAAGAAAATCCTATCACTTCAGAACAACAGGCTTAGGTTTGACCAATCTCGGTGCACTCTTTATGTTAATGGCAAAACCTTACGATTCTGAAGAATCAAGAAATATCGCTGCTTCATTAATGAGTATATTGACAGGTTATTCCTATTATATTTCTTCTTTATTTGCCAAAGAAGTCGGGCCCTTTACTTATTTTGATATCAATAAAGAATCCATGCTTAGGGTAATTGGCAATCATGCGAAAGCTGCCAACTATGATGAATGTGAAAAAGATTTCGAAGGCCTGAATTATAAGCCGATCGTAATAGACCATCAGCTTCTTGTTAAAGAAGGTTACAGAAATATATCGGACTGCCTAAAAGTGGTCTGGGAAAAAACATTAGAGAGCGGAAAAACCAATGGTTTCAGAAATGCACAAGTTTCTGTACTTGCTCCAACCGGGACCATTGCCTTTGCCATGGACTGTGCAACAACTTCCGCTGAACCCTTCTTCAGCCATGTTGCCTATAAAAAGCTTGTTGGGGGCGGAAGTATGGAAATTATTAATCCAATCATCCCCATAACCCTGAAAAAACTAGGATACACCAAAGAGCAAATTGACGACATTGTAAATTATGTCTTAAGAAAAGAAAGCAAAAATGGTTTTGACATTATCGTTGATGGTAAAATTGAAGGGGCACCACACCTTAAAGAAGAACATTATCCTATATTTGACACGGCAAACCGCTGTGGTACAGGTAAGAGGTATATATCTCCTGAAGGCCATGTGAAAATGATGGGAGCATTAACACCTCATATTTCAGGTGCCATAAGTAAAACAGTTAATTTACCCAATGATGCCACTGTAGAAGATATTAAAAATATTTATCTCTTATCATGGAAGCTAGGTGTTAAGGCTATTGCGCTTTACAGAGACGGCTGCAAAGCTTCACAGCCCCTTAACACAACGATTGATCAGGAGAAAGAAACAAAGATAGAAGATTTAACCTATCAAGAACTGCTGGAGTATGCAAAGAAAAAGCAATTTGAATATAAACCAGTCAGAATCAAACCAAGCGGCATTCGTAAAGCCCATGTTCACGAAGCTGAAATAGGTGGTCTTAAACTATACATTACAACTTCTTTTTATGAAGATGGAAGACTTGGAGAAATATATGTGGCTGCCGGACGTC encodes the following:
- the thrS gene encoding threonine--tRNA ligase; its protein translation is MVKIRLKDGSVKEYPSGVTVIEVAQDLSEGLARVACAGLINNERVDIRTPITEDCELSILTFDDEQGKDAFRHTTSHILAQAVKRLFPNVKLAIGPSIQDGFYYDFDTEQPFSPEDLEKIEKEMKNIVKESLPIERFELPRVEAIQLMQERGEDYKVELINDLPEDAIISFYKQGEFVDLCAGPHLMSTKPVKAFKLLSVAGAYWRGNENNKMLTRIYGTSFTKKADLDEYINKLEEAKKRDHRKLGKELELFALMEEGPGFPFFLPKGMELRNTLIEYWREKHKAAGYQEISTPIILNQELWHRSGHWDHYKDNMYVTKIDDMDYAVKPMNCPGGMLVYKTKMHSYRDLPVRLAELGLVHRHELSGALHGLMRVRNFTQDDAHIFMLPEQIKDEIKNVINLIDEFYNVFGFKYHVELSTRPEDSMGSDEDWERATTALREVLEEKGYNYIVNEGDGAFYGPKIDFHLEDCLGRTWQCGTIQLDFQMPERFDLVYIGQDGEKHRPVMIHRVVFGSIERFIGILIEHFAGAFPTWLAPVQVKVLPISEKYHEYAQSVVEQLEKNGIKVEADYRAEKIGYKIREARLQRIPYMLIVGQQEQEESKVSVRSRAKGDEGAQALSDFIERIKDEIASKKIDTQGLDNSIE
- the ytxC gene encoding putative sporulation protein YtxC; the encoded protein is MIVLTIGAYTNISKIKEYISLEFEKITPKALIPTYTIAKKGDIDFLYYEIDDDVLAQNYNFFFSDALKLHATSALTNLIMDFIRFEIVKEILEIHYQKYASIERIKILEMTRAFFYENENNEDPNALNYSYRKEIMDRLMDFFEDSNEFLLEGFVLFRLKDYRGKLEMVVRHIVSEYETQKEYKEFLRLLKYFVDVQEMKEEIIHIIGLKEGGFKIYDKDKNDITERCKEEYKQDFSDKEINYDDLLVSALITIAPRQIVIHHYEAIQNKPLIETISSIFQGKVTLCPKCEFCLNSNEIN
- the hslO gene encoding Hsp33 family molecular chaperone HslO, giving the protein MEDYIIRATDAKKQIRAFGAVTTHLVDEASKIHGTSPVVSAALGRLLTAATMMGQMLKGEKDLLTLQIKGNGPLRGLVVTADRNGNVKGYPYNSVVDLPLNSIGKLDVSTAIGQGSLTVIKDLGLREPYVGQISLVSGEIAEDLTYYFASSEQIPSAVALGVLVDRDFSIKQAGGFIVQLLPEAEEETVQNLENRLKSISSVTQLLEEGKGPEDILKLILGDIIIMDKIPTQFHCNCSRERVEKALVSIGVKDLQEILDQDHRTELKCHFCNRTYVFEESDLKKIIEDLSR
- a CDS encoding class I SAM-dependent DNA methyltransferase, which produces MEAYQSFAQVYDLFMKEVPYDEWVEYIEEIWGKFGCDPKLVAELGCGTGNMTTLFAKKGIEMIGIDVSEDMLSIAREKALKNNVDILYLHQDMREFELYGTVDCIISVCDSLNYITDREGLLQTFKWVNNYLNPKGLFIFDLNTEYKYKYILGENTFAENLDEAAYIWDNYYSEEDGINEYQLTLFIKQPEKDYYSKFEEIHYERMYSIEDIKSLVEEAGMEFLAVYDAYTFEDPKENSDRIYFVVREKGK
- a CDS encoding small, acid-soluble spore protein, alpha/beta type; protein product: MSKGTKETKKNKPMTEDDKLKYEIASELGLLDKVKEGGWKSLTAKETGRIGGLMTKRKKEMKQQAQN
- a CDS encoding aspartate-semialdehyde dehydrogenase is translated as MKKINLAVVGATGMVGRTFLKVLEEKDLPIENFYLFASARSAGSKLTFKGKEYTVEELTETSFDRGIDIALFSAGGGTSLKYAPIAASKGCVVVDNSSAWRMDPEVPLVVPEVNPEDIKLNKGIIANPNCSTIQAVVALKPLHEYYTIKRIVYSTYQAVSGAGMGGWTDLEEGLKGNPPKKFPHPIANNCLPHIDVFTENGYTKEEIKMIQETRKILHDNNLRITATTVRVPVFNSHSESINVEFEKPFELNELVEVLKKAPGVVVQDDPANNVYPLAANATGKDEVFVGRIRRDESVESGVNLWVVADNIRKGAASNAVQIAELLIKDMQ
- the dapA gene encoding 4-hydroxy-tetrahydrodipicolinate synthase, producing MEIFRGSGVAIVTPFKENGDINFDLLGDLIEFQIQNQTDSIIICGTTGESSTLNDHEHLECIRYTVDRVNKRVPVIAGTGSNDTEYGVFLTKKAKELGADACLLVTPYYNKTTQKGLIEHYTYIAKKVDIPLILYNVPSRTGLNITPKTAYELSKIDTIVAIKEASGNISQVAEIINLCEDKLDVYSGNDDQIVPILSLGGKGVISVLANVAPKQTHDMVMEYLNGNVEESRKIQIQMIPLVKALFSEVNPIPVKAALELIGYPVGACRMPLTTIEDDHLELLKKEMKNAGLLG
- the dapB gene encoding 4-hydroxy-tetrahydrodipicolinate reductase, giving the protein MIKIIMHGCNGKMGQVISSLVDDSEDCMIAAGIDPNVSKSNPYPVFNKIDDCDIHADVIIDFSTATAVKPLLEYALVKQLPVVICTTGLSEDMIDLIKKSAKKIPIFFSANMSLGINLLISLVKRASEILSDANFDIEIIEKHHNQKIDAPSGTALALADAINEALDHQYTYKYDRHSERKKRDKKEIGIHAVRGGTIVGEHSVIFAGKDEIIELNHTAMSKEVFAVGALKAAKFLAGKAPGLYNMDHLINQ
- a CDS encoding cob(I)yrinic acid a,c-diamide adenosyltransferase, with product MNLGLIQVYYGEGKGKTTAAIGQGIRAIGQGLKVIMIQFLKSSSTGELETLKKLEPDFKVFRFEKPRDFFWNLNEEEKKELKTEIINGINFAKKVLDTRECDILILDEVLATIENNIISEKEICDLLDRKPQEIEVILTGRRLPEGVKERADYISEIKAVKHPFNQGIAARKGIEF